A single region of the Lacerta agilis isolate rLacAgi1 chromosome 9, rLacAgi1.pri, whole genome shotgun sequence genome encodes:
- the COMMD4 gene encoding COMM domain-containing protein 4 — protein MRFRFCGDLDCPDWVLAEISTLAKISSVKLKLICAQVLKDLLGDGIDYEKVLKLTSDAKLESGDVKATIAVLGFILSSAAKHNVDGESLSSELQQLGLPKEHATGLCRSYEEKQSPLQDSLRGCSLRLNRLDSVSWRVDYTLSSSEIQQVNEPLVHLKLNVKDVDRGVLEPVAMMLSAEKFRVLLAELKQAEAVMKTLD, from the exons ATG AGGTTTCGGTTCTGCGGCGATTTGGACTGCCCTGATTGGGTCTTGGCAGAAATCAGCACGTTGGCTAAAATA TCCTCAGTGAAGCTGAAGTTGATCTGTGCCCAGGTGCTGAAGGATCTGCTTGGGGACGGGATTGAC TATGAAAAGGTTCTAAAGCTAACGTCAGATGCCAAGCTGg AGTCTGGGGATGTGAAGGCTACCATCGCTGTTCTGGGCTTCATCCTCTCCAGCGCTGCCAAACACAACGTTGACGGCGAGTCCCTCTCCAGCGAGCTCCAGCAGTTGGGGCTGCCTAAAG AACATGCCACAGGGTTGTGCCGGTCCTATGAGGAGAAGCAAAGCCCCCTGCAGGACAGCCTTAGGGGGTGCAGCCTGAGGT TGAATCGCCTGGATTCTGTCTCCTGGAGGGTGGATTACACCCTTAGCTCGAGCGAAATCCAGCAGGTCAACGAGCCCCTCGTGCACCTCAAGCTGAACGTGAAAGATGTTGACCGTGGGGTCCTGGAGCCTGTTGCCATGATGCTGTCGGCAGAGAAGTTCCGCGTCTTGCTTGCAG AACTGAAGCAGGCCGAAGCAGTCATGAAGACCCTCGACTGA
- the NEIL1 gene encoding endonuclease 8-like 1 — protein MPEGPELFLNSRYINEECGGLVFSGKVEKSEVSKNPEVPFESDRYRISAVSRGKELKLTLTPLKQEGPAPSKRRVSAAQRKQAAQGPMDLVFRFGMSGNFKFVPVSEMPKHAHLRFYTRGSPPRALCFVDFRRFGRWEVSGSWQVDRGPCVMLEYEKFRENVLRNLSDKAFDKPICEALLNQKFFNGVGNYLRAEILYRLKISPFEKARTILEDLKPQEQASGLTSREKVKLKRENPDLLELCHLVPLEVVNLGGKGYDPVRTSDYTIFQKWTQCYFVPGMQTLRDANGRTIWFQGNPGPMAPKGGKPRKRQLQVKPDPDTSSSKVKKLETSSSATSIPRKDVVGTRKSGRKKGNRIVPQTEDHTMVKEAKLPNTRTRRKVSALQQSPAPDSAAESQKRRASTRKTRGKKRCDLASGVLRWLYRANETQPQQRWGTCGIDLWLPKGGVQATVSALIPNSE, from the exons ATGCCGGAAGGTCCAGAATTGTTTCTAAACAGCCGGTACATCAACGAGGAGTGCGGGGGTCTCGTTTTCTCGGGTAAAGTGGAGAAGTCGGAAGTGAgcaagaatccggaagtgcccttTGAGAGTGACAGGTACCGGATCTCGGCCGTGTCGAGGGGCAAGGAGCTGAAGCTCACCCTCACGCCTCTCAAACAGGAGGGCCCTGCTCCGTCCAAAAGGCGGGTCTCTGCAGCCCAACGTAAGCAGGCAGCTCAAGGGCCAATGGATCTCGTCTTCCGTTTTGGTATGTCCGGCAACTTCAAATTTGTCCCCGTGTCCGAGATGCCAAAGCATGCGCACCTGCGCTTCTACACCCGAGGAAGCCCACCCCGCGCCCTCTGCTTCGTGGACTTCCGCCGATTTGGCCGGTGGGAGGTGAGCGGTTCCTGGCAGGTGGACCGAGGGCCCTGTGTGATGCTGGAGTATGAGAAGTTCAG GGAGAATGTGCTGAGGAACCTCTCGGACAAGGCTTTTGACAAGCCCATCTGTGAGGCTCTGCTAAACCAGAAGTTTTTCAACGGTGTTGGCAATTACCTCCGGGCTGAGATTCTCTACAG GTTGAAAATCTCTCCCTTTGAGAAGGCACGGACTATTCTGGAGGACCTGAAGCCCCAGGAACAG GCATCTGGACTAACCTCTAGGGAAAAGGTGAAGCTGAAACGGGAAAACCCCGACTTGCTGGAGCTCTGTCACCTGGTGCCCTTGGAGGTTGTGAATCTGG GTGGCAAAGGTTATGATCCCGTCAGGACGTCTGATTACACCATCTTCCAGAAGTGGACTCAGTGCTATTTCGTTCCAGGCATGCAGACCCTGCGCGATGCCAACGGCAGGACCATCTGGTTCCAG GGCAATCCTGGACCGATGGCCCCAAAAG gaggAAAGCCACGCAAGAGACAGTTGCAGGTAAAACCCGATCCTGATACCTCAAGCTCCAAG GTCAAAAAACTGGAGACTAGCAGTTCTGCGACCAGTATTCCTCGGAAAGATGTTGTGGGAACAAGGAAGTCTGGAAGGAAGAAAGGGAACAGAATTGTCCCCCAAACAGAGGACCACACCATGGTTAAGGAAGCCAAGTTACCAAACACCAGAACTCGGAGAAAGGTTTCTGCCTTGCAGCAATCTCCGGCACCAGATTCTGCGGCTGAATCCCAGAAGAGGCGAGCGTCAACCCGGAAAACCAGAGGTAAGAAGAGATGTGATCTGGCTTCAGGGGTCCTTAGGTGGCTTTATAGAGCAAATGAAACTCAGccacagcagagatggggaacctgcggcatAGATCTGTGGTTACCAAAGGGGGGG